A window of Papilio machaon chromosome 1, ilPapMach1.1, whole genome shotgun sequence contains these coding sequences:
- the LOC106710805 gene encoding plasmanylethanolamine desaturase, with protein sequence MLMSMSKTSRIGICQAMTLPLPISPCAKRDGLGSLGCERFEYASSMATTLLAPVKTEREILEHSMSEDDPNANTQLMSDRGKQPRWGPRHRGAQELAELYSPGKRLQEWVCVVFCCTLTVCAGLLMARYVRADASLFFAAIAGVLTADFASGIVHWAADTWGAVDLPLIGKNFIRPFREHHIDPTSITRHDFIETNGDNFAITVPVLARIVWQLLTYDSDLIAQQFHWIAYWYLCCIFVAMTNQIHKWSHTYFGLPVWVVWLQEWHIVLPRRHHRIHHVAPHETYFCITTGWLNWPLEKLHFWSTLELVIEALTGCKPRADDMKWAQKRS encoded by the exons ATGttaatgtcaatgtcaaaaacaaGTCGAATTGGAATTT gTCAAGCAATGACTCTACCACTACCCATATCACCGTGTGCCAAAAGAGACGGCCTCGGTAGTTTAGGATGTGAACGTTTTGAATACGCAAGTAGCATGGCTACTACATTATTGGCACCGGTAAAAACAGAACGAGAAATCCTCGAACATTCCATGTCTGAAGATGATCCTAATGCAAATACGCAATTAATGAGTGACAGAGGTAAACAACCGAGATGGGGCCCACGGCATCGAGGTGCTCAAGAGCTCGCCGAGTTGTACAGTCCAG GAAAGAGACTTCAGGAATGGGTGTGTGTGGTGTTTTGTTGCACATTAACTGTTTGTGCAGGGCTGCTCATGGCCCGGTATGTCAGAGCAGATGCGTCACTATTCTTTGCAGCAATAGCAGGAGTGTTGACCGCAGACTTTGCCTCTGGCATAGTACATTGGGCAGCTGACACTTGGGGAGCTGTAGATTTACCTTTAATTGGCAAG AACTTTATAAGGCCATTTCGTGAACACCATATCGATCCTACTTCAATAACACGTCACGATTTCATAGAAACAAACGGTGATAACTTCGCTATAACAGTACCGGTGTTGGCGAGGATAGTATGGCAGCTACTAACCTACGATTCCGATCTCATTGCACAGCAATTCCACTGGATCGCCTATTGGTACCTATGCTGTATATTCGTCGCCATGACTAATCAG ATACACAAATGGTCACATACGTACTTTGGTCTCCCAGTGTGGGTGGTGTGGCTGCAAGAGTGGCACATAGTGCTGCCTCGCCGTCACCACCGCATACACCACGTGGCGCCGCACGAGACTTACTTCTGTATCACCACGGGCTGGCTGAACTGGCCCCTGGAGAAGCTGCACTTCTGGTCGACATTGGAGTTGGTCATAGAGGCGCTCACCGGCTGCAAGCCCCGTGCAGACGACATGAAGTGGGCTCAGAAGCGTTCCTAG
- the LOC106710748 gene encoding 60S ribosomal protein L35, with translation MGKVKCSELRTKDKKELFKQLEELKTELTNLRVAKVTGGVASKLSKIRVVRKAIARVYIVYHQKMKVNLRNHYKNKKYKPLDLRPKKTRAMRKALTKHEAKLKTRKEIRKKSLFPPRVYAVKA, from the exons atg GGTAAAGTCAAGTGCTCCGAATTGCGAACTAAGGATAAGAAAGAACTCTTCAAGCAACTTGAAGAGCTGAAGACTGAGCTGACTAATCTGAGAGTTGCCAAAGTCACCGGAGGTGTTGCTTCAAAACTCTCTAAAAT ACGAGTGGTGAGGAAAGCTATTGCACGAGTCTACATTGTTTACCATCAGAAAATGAAGGTCAATCTCCGAaaccattataaaaataaaaaatacaagccATTGGACCTCAGACCCAAGAAGACCCGTGCTATGCGTAAGGctttaacaaaacatgaaGCCAAACTTAAAACACGCAAGGAAATTAGGAAGAAATCCTTGTTCCCACCACGTGTTTATGCTGTGAAAgcttaa
- the LOC106710753 gene encoding ubiquitin-conjugating enzyme E2-22 kDa, with translation MANIAAKRIKREFKEVMKSEEVADGTLKLELVNNSWTELKGQIAGPSETPYEGGKFILEIKVPETYPFNPPKIRFLTRIWHPNVSSVTGAICLDILKDQWAAALTLRTVLLSIQALLSAAEPNDPQDAVVAKQYRENIELFNLTAQHWTNVYAGGPNLVLDFVQKVQMLTDMGVDEHQARVALSTFDWELERATEQLFS, from the coding sequence ATGGCTAACATAGCTGCCAAACGTATTAAAAGGGAATTTAAAGAAGTAATGAAAAGCGAGGAAGTAGCGGATGGAACTTTGAAATTAGAATTGGTCAATAACAGCTGGACAGAATTAAAAGGACAAATAGCTGGTCCTTCTGAAACTCCATATGAAGGAGGAAAATTCATTCTTGAGATAAAAGTACCGGAGACATATCCTTTTAACCCACCTAAAATTCGGTTTTTGACGCGAATTTGGCATCCGAATGTTTCTTCAGTGACAGGTGCGATTTGTTTGGATATTTTGAAGGATCAATGGGCTGCAGCGTTAACTCTGAGGACAGTACTTCTCTCTATACAGGCTTTACTTTCTGCCGCAGAACCGAACGATCCACAAGATGCAGTTGTTGCAAAACAATATAGAGAGAACATTGAACTTTTTAACTTGACTGCACAGCATTGGACTAATGTTTATGCTGGTGGTCCAAACCTGGTATTAGATTTCGTGCAAAAGGTGCAAATGCTAACTGATATGGGTGTTGATGAACATCAAGCACGGGTAGCATTGTCAACTTTTGATTGGGAGTTGGAACGAGCTACAGAACAGTTGTTCAGTTAG
- the LOC106710743 gene encoding GDP-fucose protein O-fucosyltransferase 1, with protein MFLYLLAFNFVNVLSYDNHGYVVYCPCMGRFGNQADHFLGALAFSKGINRTLVLPPWVEYRYGEIKSIQVPFTTYFKVESLALYHKVISMDDFMNHIAPNIWQPQKRISFCYVQRSGEVQNSCNAKSGNPFGPFWDTFNIEFVGSEFYGPLNYDAHNEAMMDKWKQKYPSTDWPVLAFTGAPASFPVQEENIHLHKYLKWNQNIVNKSRAFIKNNMSGGGFIGLHLRNGQDWIRACQHVKDSPRLFAAPQCVGYKNERGLLTQSMCYPEKSDIIKQVKRALKKLNDIKYIFVASDSNHLIDDFKLALRKFDVSIVKLEESNPHLDLAILGQANYFIGNCVSSYSAFAKRERDVKGLPSEFWSFPSPKKIKHEEL; from the exons atgtttctatatcttttagcatttaattttgttaatgttttaagttATGATAATCATGGATATGTTGTATATTGTCCCTGCATGG gTAGATTTGGTAATCAAGCAGACCATTTCTTAGGAGCTTTAGCATTCAGTAAAGGAATAAACCGTACACTTGTTCTGCCCCCATGGGTTGAATACCGGTATggagaaataaaatcaattcaaGTACCTTttactacatattttaaagtggAGTCTCTGGCTTTATACCATAAAGTGATTTCAATGGATGATTTCATGAATCACATAGCACCTAATATTTGGCAACCACAAAAAAGAATATCTTTTTGTTATGTCCAGAGAAGTGGTGAAGTACAAAATAGTTGTAATGCAAAGTCAGGAAATCCTTTTGGTCCTTTTTGGGatacttttaatatagaatttgTAGGTTCTGAATTTTATGGACCACTAAATTATGATGCCCATAATGAAGCAATGATGGATAaatggaaacaaaaatatcCTTCCACAGATTGGCCTGTTTTAGCTTTtacag GTGCTCCAGCCAGCTTCCCTGTTCAAGAGGAAAACATACacctacataaatatttaaaatggaatCAAAACATAGTAAATAAGTCAAGAgcttttatcaaaaataatatgagcGGTGGAGGTTTCATTGGTTTACATTTGAGGAATGGTCAGGATTGGATAAGAGCTTGTCAACATGTTAAAGACAGTCCAAGATTGTTTGCTGCACCGCAATGTGTGGgctataaaaatgaaagaGGTTTGTTAACACAATCAATGTGTTACCCAGAAAAATCCGATATcataaa acaaGTAAAACGAGcattgaaaaagttaaatgacataaaatatatttttgtagctTCAGATTCAAATCACTTAATTGATGACTTTAAGTTAGCTTTACGAAAGTTTGATGTCAGTATTGTAAAATTGGAAGAGTCAAACCCTCATTTAGATTTAGCTATATTAGGCCAAGCTAACTATTTTATTGGGAATTGTGTCTCCTCATACTCGGCATTTGCGAAAAGAGAAAGAGATGTCAAAGGTTTACCTTCAGAATTTTGGTCATTCCCAAGTCCAAAAAAGATTAAACATGAAGAACTATAA
- the LOC106710750 gene encoding WD repeat-containing protein 55 homolog → MGIAFRDLDKKSIDDSDTDFSDESGEIDGFDGMETDDNEEGETSNMEQAENETIGSNSELDQSDDEEDEVIKAIKAEKSKPRDHPPAITCEDFIVDISFSPSNNLIALANIMGDVLLYEYNNDENKLLNTLELHVKACRDVEFNEGGDILFTAGKDKAIIATDVETGKLKCCYENAHEEPVYKLVCLENNKFVTGDDGGTVKLWDLRKPDPCMSIKIGDEHVSDMITNESEKYLVCAGGDGVLTSIDLKGSKIYTTSEDYDSELTCMGLFRSETKLLVGSSKGKLYLFNWKEFGLHSDEYVGQKHSLQCMVPVTQNIVVTSGEDGILRAAHMFPQRQLGIVGQHSLPVECLDISHDGQYIASCSHNNDVKFWNISYFETIDSLIDVNHKQNKKKDMSNNLPSSSVKNASDFFSGLM, encoded by the exons atgggTATTGCATTTAGagatttagataaaaaatcaatagacGATAGTGATACTGATTTCAGTGATGAAAGTGGGGAAATTGATGGTTTTG atggtatggaaaCTGACGATAATGAAGAAGGCGAGACCTCAAATATGGAACAAGCAGAAAATGAAACAATCGGATCTAATAGTGAGTTAGATCAAAGTGATGATGAAGAGGATGAAGTGATCAAAGCTATCAAAGCAGAGAAATCTAAACCAAGGGATCATCCTCCTGCAATAACCTGTGAAGATTTTATTGTTGATATATCTTTTAGCCCATCTAACAATTTAATCGCTTTAGCAAACATAATGGGTGATGTATTATtgtatgaatataataatgatgaaaacaaattgttgAACACTTTGGAATTACATGTTAAGGCTTGTAGAGATGTAGAATTCAATGAAGGTGGTGATATTCTTTTTACAGCAGGAAAA gaCAAAGCAATTATTGCTACTGATGTAGAAActggaaaattaaaatgttgttatgAAAATGCGCATGAAGAACCAGTTTACAAATTGGTATGTTTAGAAAACAACAAATTTGTAACAG gtGATGATGGAGGAACTGTTAAACTGTGGGATCTCAGGAAACCTGATCCATGTATGAGCATAAAAATTGGTGATGAACATGTTTCCGACATGATAACAAATGaatctgaaaaatatttagtttgcGCAGGTGGTGACGGAGTTCTAACATCTATAGATTTAAAAGGCag TAAAATATACACAACCTCAGAAGACTATGATTCAGAACTAACATGTATGGGACTTTTCCGCTCAGAAACTAAATTATTGGTAGGATCATCAAAAGGAAAACTCTACCTTTTTAATTGGAAAGAATTTGGTCTGCACAGTGATGAGTATGTGGGACAGAAACATTCACTACAATGTATGGTTCCGGTTacacaaaatattgttgtgaCATCTGGAGAAGATGGAATTTTAAGAGCAGCACATATGTTTCCTCAAAGACAATTGGGAATAGTCGGCCAACACAGCTTGCCTGTCGAATGCCTGGATATAAGTCACGATGGACAGTACATAGCATCTTGTTCTCACAATAATGATGTGAAATTTTGGAATATTTCTTACTTTGAAACAATTGATTCGCTCATTGATGTAAatcataaacaaaataagaaaaaggaTATGAGCAACAATCTACCTTCAAGTAGCGTAAAAAATGCTTCGGATTTTTTTTCGGgtcttatgtaa